A region of the Halosolutus amylolyticus genome:
ACCGCGCTTGACGACCTGCTCGTACATCACGTGAAGCAGGTGGTGGCCGGTCTCCGCGCCGGCGTAGGTGGTTCGCGGGTACGAGAGGCCGCCGAACGGCCGCTGGGAGACGCGTCCGTCCTCCTCGCGGGAGAACGGCATCCCCCAGTGCTCGAGGGTGATCGTCTCCTCGGGGGCGTCCTGCGCGAGGGTCTCGACCGCCGGGGCATCGCCCAGGTAGTCCGACCCTTTCATCGTGTCGTAGGCGTGCAGTTCCCAGTCGTCGCCCTCCTGGAGCGCCGCGTTGATTCCGCCCTCCGCTGCGCCGGTGTGGCTGCGGACGGGGTGCAGTTTCGTGACGATCGCCACGTCGGCGCCCGCTTCGTGCGCTGCGATCGCGGCCCGGAGGCCGGCGCCGCCGGCGCCGACCACGATGACGTCGTGTTCGTACATAGATTACCAGAATTTCAGGTTCTTCTTGACCGCTTCCCGCTTGAGCTCCTGAATGTGCTCGGTGAGCGGGATGTCTTTCGGACACACCTCGGTACAGGAGAACTGGGTCTGGCACCGCCAGACGCCGTGTTCCTGCTCGAGGATGCGGAGTCGGTGCTCTTTGATCTCCTCGCTCTCGCGCTCGTCCATCGCGAACCGGTAGGCCTTGTTGATCGCCGCCGGTCCGAGGTACTCGTTGTCGCCGGCCGCGATGTTACACGAGGACATGCACGCGCCACACCAGATACAGCGCGTGGACATCTTGACCTTCTCGCGGTTCTCGCGGGACTGGCGCTGTTCTTCGAGGTCGCTCGCGTCGGGCGTGTCCTCGTCCTGGAAGTACGGCTCGACGGCGTGCATCTGGTCGTAGAAGTGGTCCATGTCGACGACCAGGTCCTTGACGACCTCCTGGTGTGGGAGCGGTTCGATGCGGACCGGTTGTTCGAGGTCCGCGATCTGGGTCTTGCAGCCCAGGCGCTGCTTGCCGTTGACGAAGAAGGCGTCGGAGCCACAGACGGCCTGCCGACAGGAGTGTCGGAAGGTTAGCGACGAGTCGTACTCGTCGCGGGCGTACATGACCGCGTCGAGGACGGTCATCCCCTTCTTGAACGGGACGTGGAAGTCGTCGAAGCGCGGTTCCTGCTTCGCCTCGACTTCGGGGTCGTACCGGAACACCTTGATGTGTACCGTCTCCCCTTCGAGGTCGGCGTCGTCGACCGAGGTCTGGTCGACCATGCCGCCCTCCTTCTCTCGTTCGTCGACCGGCGACTCCGCGCCTTTCATCTCCGGGTCTTCCGGTGCTTCCTGCGTCTCGGGTTCGGGTTGTTGCGTGCTCATGTTACCATCCCGCCATAGCGATCGCGACGTAGATTCCCTGCGCGACGAGTGCGACGCCTGCGATGACCAGCACGGCCAGTACCACCTTCTTTTGGGTACCTTCCAGCCCCTGGTTGACGAGGGCGTTGTAGACGCCGTTGAGGCCGTGGAAGGCCCCGGCGATCAGGAACAGCACCATCGTCAGGAAGTATCCGACGTTCTCCATTCGGCCCTGGGTCAATGCAAAGGTTACGTCCGCCGCGTGGTTGACGAAGTGTAGTTGGAAGAAGTGGAACGCGAGGGCGACCACCAGAAACGCCGCGGTGATCCGCTGGAGGAGCCATCCCGTCCCGCCAGGGGTAAAGGAGGAGTATCGTTCTGCCATCGTTACACCCCCACCATGAAGGTCGGAACGCTGGCGACGGTGATCGCACCCGTCAGCACCAGCGACGCGTAGAAACTCTTGTCCTGTGCCTCGAGGCCGACGCCGAGGTCGACCATCAGCAGGCGAAGCCCGTTCAGGATGTGGAAGACGGCCACTGCGAGCAGGCCGACCTCCATGATCCGAACGATGAACAGTTCCTCGAGCCCCTGGATCGTCGTCGTGTAGACGTCGGTCTCCGCCTGGATCGCCGATGCATCTCCCGCTGCGCCGATGGCGGTACTCAACACGGCGATGTGGGTAAACAGGTAACCGATCAGGATCCACCCGGTGAACTTGTGGAAGATCCACGCCCACATGCCGGCCGAGAACTCCTTCCAGCGACCGAAGTCCTCGACGAGACCGCGATTGTAAGACTGACTCATGCGCTCATGTGGAGGGTTTGACCGTGGAGGTATAGAAGTTACTTTTGGCGCGCCGATTTCCCCGTTTCCGTCGACAGGTGGTACTCGAAAGTCAGTACTTCCTTGTTCCGCCGACCGAACCGGTTCGGTCGGAAGACAGACCGCTGATAGCTGTGCGATCGGCGGTGGTCTCGCGCGCGGCGATGTCGTCGAGCAACGCGTCTCGCGACACCGGTCTCGGTAGTCCGGCGGGCGACGCGACGACACCGTTCGCAACGTCGCGGGGACCCGCGGAACGACACTTCCCTCAACTCCGTAGCCGCTCGCTGGACTGTTCGACCGTCCGCTCGCGTTCGAGCGCCGTGTGCGTGTCCGGCGAGAGGCCCACGAGGTGACAGAGCGGGTTTCCGGGGTACACCACCGGATTCTCGAGGACGCCGACGATCAGCCCGGTAAAGGGCGCCTCGACCGTGACGATGTCGTCTTCCTCCTTGAACGGGTTCGTGATCGTACAGATCACCTCTCCCTCCTCGACGAGCGCGCCGCGACCGCGCTTCATGTCGACGATACCGCCCGCGTCCGCCCGGAGCCACGTCTTCTCGTCGTCGTCATAGATGACGGTTCGCCAACCGGGCCAGTGAACCGACGAGTCCGGGTGGAGGCCGAACTCGGCGAGGACGCTCGCGACCCCCGTCAGCGCCCGATCGATCAGGCTCCGCTGGAAGCGGTGGGCTTCGCCCATCTCGATCGTGATCGTCGGCACGTCGGCCGCCGTCGCCTCGCGGCGGAGCGTCCCGGAGGGCCCCTCGCCCGCGATGACGACGTTGGAACTGAACGCGTAGGCGAGCCGTTCGACCAGCGGATCGTCCATGTTCGCCCGGACGTGGAGCATGTTGGTCCGGCCGCGCGTGGACGTGTGGAAGTCCAGGCCGAGATCACAGGGTTCGATGAAGTTCGTGAAGATACGGTGGGCCATCCGTCTGGCGCTCGTCGACCCCTCGCGACCGGGGAACGATCGGTTGAGGTCCCGATCGTAGATCGGCAGGTACCGCTCCTGGGCGAGAAAGCCGGGGACGTTCATCACCGGCATACAGACGAGGGTGCCGTGAAGCTCCGAGTGGTCCCAGTCGTGGGCGACTTCGCGGACGACCTCGATCCCGTTGAGTTCGTCGCCGTGGGCGGCCGCCGAGAGAAACACCGTCGGACCGGGGTGTTCGCCGTTGATCACCGTCACCGGTATCCTGACGGGGTCACCGAGATAGGTCTCGCTGATGCCGTAGCGGATGTTGGCCGATTCGCCGGGATCGACCCGGCCCCCGTTGTACGTGAACGCGTCGTTCATGGGTTCGGAGTCGCTCCCGCCGATCGGCGGATCGTCCGCGTCGCTCATACACGTGGGTCCGGCGTCAGCACTGAGAACGTTTCCGGTCGGTGGACGAGTCGCCCCCTCGAATCGACTCACGTCGATCCGATCGCAAGTTGGGGCGAATGTGTCCCGCTGGGCATACGTTTAGTACGATGCCGTGCTATAGTCGCGCATGGAGATACGCGAGGCAACCGAGGCCGACGTCGACGCGATCCGGTCGATCGCTTCCGACTCTCTCAACTCCACGTACACGGACTTTCTGGACGAGGAGACGATCGGGGACGCCGTCGGCCAGTGGTACGGCGACGACGCCCTGACCGACGCGCTCGAGGACGAACACGCGCTCTTCCTCGTCGTCGAGCGCGACGGCGAGATCGTCGGGTTCTCCCAGAGCGAACTGGTCGGGCAGCGATACGGCACCGGCCAGATCCTCTGGCTTCACATCGATCCCGACCACCGCGGGGGTGGGACGGGCGTCCGACTCCTGGTCCGGACCCGCGAGAAACTGCTGGAGCAGGGTGCCGACCAGATCCAGGGGTTCGTCCTCGCGGACAACGAGGGCGGCAACGAGTTCTACGCGGATCACGGCTTCCAGCAGGCCGACCAGCGCGAGGTCGAGATCGGTGACGAGACGTTCACCGAGAACGTCTACGTCGAAGGCGACATCGAGAGCGGCGAGGAGTGGAGCGCGATCGACGAACTCGTGGTCGACGACGAGACGATCTACGTCAGCTACGGCGAAGCCGCCCGCGGCTCCAAGTCGCCGTTCTACGTCGCCTACGAGACGGCCGAACAGTCGGAACTCTACGGCTGGTTCTGCGGGAACTGCGACTCGCTCGACAACGCGATGGACACCATGGGTCGCATCCAGTGTAACGTCTGTGGCAATCGCCGGAAGGCGACCCGGTGGGACTCGTCGTACCTCTGACCGGACCCAGTGCAGTTCTGACCGGACCCCGTGCAGTTCTGACCGGACCCCGTGCAGTTCTGACCGGACCCCGTGCAGTTCTGACCGGACCCAGTGCAGTTCCGACCGGACCCGTGCAGTTCGTTCTTCGATCGTCCGACTGCGATCGACGCAGCGACGCCG
Encoded here:
- a CDS encoding succinylglutamate desuccinylase/aspartoacylase family protein, producing MSDADDPPIGGSDSEPMNDAFTYNGGRVDPGESANIRYGISETYLGDPVRIPVTVINGEHPGPTVFLSAAAHGDELNGIEVVREVAHDWDHSELHGTLVCMPVMNVPGFLAQERYLPIYDRDLNRSFPGREGSTSARRMAHRIFTNFIEPCDLGLDFHTSTRGRTNMLHVRANMDDPLVERLAYAFSSNVVIAGEGPSGTLRREATAADVPTITIEMGEAHRFQRSLIDRALTGVASVLAEFGLHPDSSVHWPGWRTVIYDDDEKTWLRADAGGIVDMKRGRGALVEEGEVICTITNPFKEEDDIVTVEAPFTGLIVGVLENPVVYPGNPLCHLVGLSPDTHTALERERTVEQSSERLRS
- a CDS encoding succinate dehydrogenase/fumarate reductase iron-sulfur subunit → MSTQQPEPETQEAPEDPEMKGAESPVDEREKEGGMVDQTSVDDADLEGETVHIKVFRYDPEVEAKQEPRFDDFHVPFKKGMTVLDAVMYARDEYDSSLTFRHSCRQAVCGSDAFFVNGKQRLGCKTQIADLEQPVRIEPLPHQEVVKDLVVDMDHFYDQMHAVEPYFQDEDTPDASDLEEQRQSRENREKVKMSTRCIWCGACMSSCNIAAGDNEYLGPAAINKAYRFAMDERESEEIKEHRLRILEQEHGVWRCQTQFSCTEVCPKDIPLTEHIQELKREAVKKNLKFW
- a CDS encoding GNAT family N-acetyltransferase, producing the protein MEIREATEADVDAIRSIASDSLNSTYTDFLDEETIGDAVGQWYGDDALTDALEDEHALFLVVERDGEIVGFSQSELVGQRYGTGQILWLHIDPDHRGGGTGVRLLVRTREKLLEQGADQIQGFVLADNEGGNEFYADHGFQQADQREVEIGDETFTENVYVEGDIESGEEWSAIDELVVDDETIYVSYGEAARGSKSPFYVAYETAEQSELYGWFCGNCDSLDNAMDTMGRIQCNVCGNRRKATRWDSSYL
- the sdhC gene encoding succinate dehydrogenase, cytochrome b556 subunit; the encoded protein is MSQSYNRGLVEDFGRWKEFSAGMWAWIFHKFTGWILIGYLFTHIAVLSTAIGAAGDASAIQAETDVYTTTIQGLEELFIVRIMEVGLLAVAVFHILNGLRLLMVDLGVGLEAQDKSFYASLVLTGAITVASVPTFMVGV
- a CDS encoding succinate dehydrogenase, translated to MAERYSSFTPGGTGWLLQRITAAFLVVALAFHFFQLHFVNHAADVTFALTQGRMENVGYFLTMVLFLIAGAFHGLNGVYNALVNQGLEGTQKKVVLAVLVIAGVALVAQGIYVAIAMAGW